One stretch of Falco naumanni isolate bFalNau1 chromosome 7, bFalNau1.pat, whole genome shotgun sequence DNA includes these proteins:
- the DNAJA4 gene encoding dnaJ homolog subfamily A member 4 isoform X2 → MLFKLISQAYEVLSDPKKRDLYDQGGEQAIKEGGLSGGSFSSPMDIFDMFFGGGGRMNRERRGKNVVHQLGVSLEDLYNGITRKLALQKNVICGKCEGYGGKRGAIEKCPVCKGRGMQVIVQQIGPGMVQQIQTVCPECKGQGERINPKDRCDNCNGCKVVREKKIIEVHVDKGMKDGQKIVFHGEGDQEPDLEPGDVIIVLDQKDHSVFQRRGHDLITKMRIQLSEALCGFRKTIETLDNRVLVITSRPGEVIKHGDLKCIYNEGMPVYKSPMDKGSLIIQFLVQFPEHYWLPREKLCLLEALLPPREDVMITDEMDQVDLEDFDPSEQTYRNSGGEAYEEDEEGPRTGVQCQTS, encoded by the exons ATGCTT tttaaaCTCATATCCCAGGCATATGAAGTTCTGTCGGACCCAAAGAAAAGGGACCTCTATGACCAGGGTGGGGAGCAGGCTATTAAAGAAGGAGGCCTGAGTGGCGGCAGCTTTTCTTCACCCATGGACATCTTTGACATGTTCTTTGGTGGTGGAGGCCGAATGAATAGAGAGAGAAGAG gcaaaaacGTTGTACACCAGTTAGGTGTATCACTTGAAGATTTATATAATGGTATTACAAGGAAACTGGCACTGCAAAAGAATGTTATTTGTGGCAAGtgtgaag gttaTGGCGGAAAGAGAGGGGCAATAGAAAAGTGCCCTGTGTGTAAAGGAAGAGGAATGCAAGTTATAGTTCAGCAAATTGGACCTGGTATGGTACAGCAAATCCAAACTGTGTGTCCAGAATGCAAAGGCCAAGGTGAAAGAATAAATCCGAAGGACAGGTGTGACAACTGCAATGGCTGTAAGGttgtaagagagaaaaagatcaTAGAAGTTCATGTTGATAAGG GTATGAAAGATGGTCAGAAGATAGTATTTCATGGAGAAGGTGACCAGGAGCCTGATCTGGAGCCTGGTGATGTTATAATTGTGCTTGATCAAAAGGATCACAGTGTCTTTCAGAGACGAGGGCATGACTTAATCACAAAAATGAGAATTCAACTCTCAGAGGCTTTATGTGGTTTCAGAAAGACCATTGAAACTCTGGATAACAGAGTTCTTGTTATAACATCTAGGCCAG GTGAAGTGATAAAACATGGTGACCTAAAGTGTATCTACAACGAAGGAATGCCTGTCTACAAATCTCCAATGGACAAAGGCAGCTTAATTATACAATTTTTG GTCCAGTTCCCAGAGCACTACTGGCTCCCAAGGGAGAAACTGTGTCTGCTGgaggctctgctccctccacGAGAAGATGTCATGATCACAGATGAGATGGATCAGGTAGACCTTGAAGACTTTGATCCAAGTGAGCAAACCTACCGCAACAGTGGGGGAGAAGCATATGAAGAAGATGAGGAGGGTCCAAGAACAGGAGTACAATGTCAGACATCTTAA
- the DNAJA4 gene encoding dnaJ homolog subfamily A member 4 isoform X3: MQVIVQQIGPGMVQQIQTVCPECKGQGERINPKDRCDNCNGCKVVREKKIIEVHVDKGMKDGQKIVFHGEGDQEPDLEPGDVIIVLDQKDHSVFQRRGHDLITKMRIQLSEALCGFRKTIETLDNRVLVITSRPGEVIKHGDLKCIYNEGMPVYKSPMDKGSLIIQFLVQFPEHYWLPREKLCLLEALLPPREDVMITDEMDQVDLEDFDPSEQTYRNSGGEAYEEDEEGPRTGVQCQTS, translated from the exons ATGCAAGTTATAGTTCAGCAAATTGGACCTGGTATGGTACAGCAAATCCAAACTGTGTGTCCAGAATGCAAAGGCCAAGGTGAAAGAATAAATCCGAAGGACAGGTGTGACAACTGCAATGGCTGTAAGGttgtaagagagaaaaagatcaTAGAAGTTCATGTTGATAAGG GTATGAAAGATGGTCAGAAGATAGTATTTCATGGAGAAGGTGACCAGGAGCCTGATCTGGAGCCTGGTGATGTTATAATTGTGCTTGATCAAAAGGATCACAGTGTCTTTCAGAGACGAGGGCATGACTTAATCACAAAAATGAGAATTCAACTCTCAGAGGCTTTATGTGGTTTCAGAAAGACCATTGAAACTCTGGATAACAGAGTTCTTGTTATAACATCTAGGCCAG GTGAAGTGATAAAACATGGTGACCTAAAGTGTATCTACAACGAAGGAATGCCTGTCTACAAATCTCCAATGGACAAAGGCAGCTTAATTATACAATTTTTG GTCCAGTTCCCAGAGCACTACTGGCTCCCAAGGGAGAAACTGTGTCTGCTGgaggctctgctccctccacGAGAAGATGTCATGATCACAGATGAGATGGATCAGGTAGACCTTGAAGACTTTGATCCAAGTGAGCAAACCTACCGCAACAGTGGGGGAGAAGCATATGAAGAAGATGAGGAGGGTCCAAGAACAGGAGTACAATGTCAGACATCTTAA
- the DNAJA4 gene encoding dnaJ homolog subfamily A member 4 isoform X1: MVKETEYYDILQVKPNASSEEIKRAYRKLALKYHPDKNPSEGERFKLISQAYEVLSDPKKRDLYDQGGEQAIKEGGLSGGSFSSPMDIFDMFFGGGGRMNRERRGKNVVHQLGVSLEDLYNGITRKLALQKNVICGKCEGYGGKRGAIEKCPVCKGRGMQVIVQQIGPGMVQQIQTVCPECKGQGERINPKDRCDNCNGCKVVREKKIIEVHVDKGMKDGQKIVFHGEGDQEPDLEPGDVIIVLDQKDHSVFQRRGHDLITKMRIQLSEALCGFRKTIETLDNRVLVITSRPGEVIKHGDLKCIYNEGMPVYKSPMDKGSLIIQFLVQFPEHYWLPREKLCLLEALLPPREDVMITDEMDQVDLEDFDPSEQTYRNSGGEAYEEDEEGPRTGVQCQTS; encoded by the exons ATGGTGAAGGAGACGGAGTACTACGACATCCTGCAGGTGAAGCCCAATGCTTCCTCCGAGGAGATCAAGCGCGCCTACCGCAAGCTGGCGCTGAAGTACCACCCCGACAAGAACCCCAGCGAGGGCGAGCGG tttaaaCTCATATCCCAGGCATATGAAGTTCTGTCGGACCCAAAGAAAAGGGACCTCTATGACCAGGGTGGGGAGCAGGCTATTAAAGAAGGAGGCCTGAGTGGCGGCAGCTTTTCTTCACCCATGGACATCTTTGACATGTTCTTTGGTGGTGGAGGCCGAATGAATAGAGAGAGAAGAG gcaaaaacGTTGTACACCAGTTAGGTGTATCACTTGAAGATTTATATAATGGTATTACAAGGAAACTGGCACTGCAAAAGAATGTTATTTGTGGCAAGtgtgaag gttaTGGCGGAAAGAGAGGGGCAATAGAAAAGTGCCCTGTGTGTAAAGGAAGAGGAATGCAAGTTATAGTTCAGCAAATTGGACCTGGTATGGTACAGCAAATCCAAACTGTGTGTCCAGAATGCAAAGGCCAAGGTGAAAGAATAAATCCGAAGGACAGGTGTGACAACTGCAATGGCTGTAAGGttgtaagagagaaaaagatcaTAGAAGTTCATGTTGATAAGG GTATGAAAGATGGTCAGAAGATAGTATTTCATGGAGAAGGTGACCAGGAGCCTGATCTGGAGCCTGGTGATGTTATAATTGTGCTTGATCAAAAGGATCACAGTGTCTTTCAGAGACGAGGGCATGACTTAATCACAAAAATGAGAATTCAACTCTCAGAGGCTTTATGTGGTTTCAGAAAGACCATTGAAACTCTGGATAACAGAGTTCTTGTTATAACATCTAGGCCAG GTGAAGTGATAAAACATGGTGACCTAAAGTGTATCTACAACGAAGGAATGCCTGTCTACAAATCTCCAATGGACAAAGGCAGCTTAATTATACAATTTTTG GTCCAGTTCCCAGAGCACTACTGGCTCCCAAGGGAGAAACTGTGTCTGCTGgaggctctgctccctccacGAGAAGATGTCATGATCACAGATGAGATGGATCAGGTAGACCTTGAAGACTTTGATCCAAGTGAGCAAACCTACCGCAACAGTGGGGGAGAAGCATATGAAGAAGATGAGGAGGGTCCAAGAACAGGAGTACAATGTCAGACATCTTAA
- the WDR61 gene encoding WD repeat-containing protein 61 produces the protein MTTQYGILFKQEQAHDDAIWSVAWGKNKKDGSETVISGSLDDLVKVWKWNDEKLDLQWTLEGHQLGVVSVDISHTGSIAASSSLDAHIRLWDLETGKQIKSIDAGPVDAWSLAFSPDSQYLATGSHVGKVNIFGVETGKKEYSLDTRGKFILSIAYSPDGKYLASGAIDGIINIFDIATGKLLHTLEGHAMPIRSLTFSPDSQLLVTASDDGYIKIYDVQHANLAGTLSGHGSWVLNVAFCPDDTHFVSSSSDKSVKVWDAGTRTCVHTFFDHQDQVWGVKYNGSGSKIVSVGDDQEIHIYDCPI, from the exons ATGACCACACAG tacGGTATTCTCTTCAAGCAAGAGCAAG CTCACGATGATGCCATTTGGTCAGttgcctggggaaaaaataaaaaagatggcTCTGAAACAGTGATCTCTGGTTCTTTGGATGATCTAGTGAAGGTCTGGAAGTG GAATGATGAAAAATTGGATCTACAGTGGACTTTGGAGGGTCACCAGCTGGGCGTGGTATCTGTGGATATCAGCCACACAGGCTCCATTGCAGCATCCAGCTCCCTAGATGCCCATATTCGCCTTTGGGATTTAGAAACTGGCAAACAAATCAAGTCAATAGATGCTGGTCCTG ttgATGCTTGGTCCCTGGCTTTTTCACCCGATTCCCAGTACCTTGCAACAGGAAGTCATGTgggaaaagtaaatatttttggtgTTGAAACTGGAAAGAAGGAATATTCTCTGGACACCAGAGGGAAGTTCATCCTTAGCATTGCATAT AGTCCAGATGGAAAATACTTAGCCAGTGGAGCGATAGATGGCATTATCAATATTTTTGATATTGCCACTGGAAAACTTCTGCATACGCTAGAAG GTCACGCGATGCCTATTCGTTCACTGACATTTTCTCCAGATTCACAGTTACTTGTAACTGCTTCAGATGATGGCTATATCAAAATCTACGATGT GCAACATGCGAACTTGGCAGGCACATTAAGTGGTCACGGATCCTGGGTATTAAACGTAGCCTTTTGTCCTGATGATACCCATTTTGTTTCCAG TTCATCTGATAAAAGTGTAAAAGTTTGGGATGCTGGAACAAGAACCTGCGTTCATACTTTCTTCGACCACCAGGATCAG GTTTGGGGAGTGAAATACAATGGAAGTGGGTCCAAAATTGTATCTGTTGGAGATGACCAAGAAATCCATATTTATGACTGTCCAATTTAA